The genomic segment AAATCTTTTCGCAAATCTCTTTTGTTTTTAGTTTTTGTAAAAGCCGAAGTTTTGCAATTTGTCTTTGTTTTTCGGGAAGCCGATCGATAAACGTTTCTATTTGGCTTTGTGTATAACCGTTGCTTTCTATTCTATATGTTGTTTGCTCGATTTCCTCGTATATTTCGAGTCTCTCAATCTCAAGTGGAATCTCGTGACCCTTTTGTTTTAGATAGCTGATAAAAATATGTTTTGCAATTCCGTAAAGGTAGCCTACGGGGTTTTCTATTGTTGTTTTGGATCTTGAATTTTCGGCAAACGCTAGAAAGGTTTGGCTTGTAAGTTCTTCCGAGACAGCTTGTGATAGTGTGCGTGAATAAAAGAATCGGTAGATTTTGACGATGTTTTCGTTGTAGAGTGTTTCGAGTTGTGTCTTATCCATGTTGATTTTAGTGTTTATGACCAGTCCCATTCTTTCTTTTTTCCTTGTCTTCTGTTGAAAGGGTTTAGGTATGCTAGAAAGTTAAATAGGGTTTCTCTAACTTGGGGAATAAGTAGTAGTGAACTTCCTGCAGCGATAGCTGCAACTGGAACCCCGACTTTGTAAAGTGTCTCTTCCGGGATACTGGTTTTCTCTGAAATATTGGAGACAAGGGTTGTTACAGGTGATTGTTCTGAACTGGTTATTGAATCATCTGGACTTACTGTTTCACTGGTTGTAGCTTCTGGTGTGGTGTCAGTGCTTGTATTACTTGTTGAATTGTTTTCGGGTGTAGTTTGAGCCGGATCTTCTGGTTCTTCGTTGCCCTCATTTGGGGTCTGTGGCTCTTGCTGAGGTGGACTTTGAGGTGCAACATAATATTCAAAGGCGCCAATATCATAACCATTAAATTGAGGCCTTGTTACTCCATCGTAGTCATTTGTGATACTAGAAATTGTTAATCCCGCATCTATTGCCGGTGAAGTTGACTGTAGGTGGAAGTTGTTTGTAGAAATGAAAAGTGGGTTAATCTTCATCTTGTCTGTTGGTTGCAGAATATATCCATAGACTTTGGGGGTGCTTCCGTCGGAATTCCAAAATAAATTGTTTCCATAAGTCCCACAGCTGCCTATGTTGTGAAGGTGTGTTGATGATGAGTGAGTGTGGTAATCTACCATAATGTTGTTGTAGATCTGAAAATCACGTACGTCTATTGCTGCTTCGCAATCGTTCACGTTGGAATCTGCTTCCCAGTCGTTTAGGTTGATTGCAGTTGGCCAGGTGTCAGATACAAATCCCAGGTCCCCTTTAAAGGTGTTGTTATAGATTTTTAGACCAATTAAGTTTTTTCCTCCGCCTCCAGTGCATATGCCCACATGAGACATTATTATATTGTTGCGGATTGTTAGGTTTTCACATTGGTTGGAATCATTTTGCCCCTCTAGCATAAACCCTGTCACAGATATTCCTGGGACTGGCCTCTCCAAGACGCCTGTTGTGGTATTTCCCATGAAAATGTAGTTGCCCTCAATGATGGTGTTCTTGGCTGCGCCTCCCCATTGTGGGTCCTGTCCATATGTTTGGAATGCGTCCATATGTGGGGTTCCAGCTTGAAGATCTACTCTGAGGTCGTGTATATAATTGCCACGATATGTGTTTCCAGTGCCTGTAAATTCAATACCATTAACGTCTTGTAATTCTGTACATGGACTCATCTGATCTACAATATAACCAATATCATTATCCTCTATGAGATTATTTGTTCCACTGCAAACAATTCCATTGTTGTATGTGTATCGAATCGTGTTATTTCTGACGATTGATCCATTGGAGACTCCCCTTACCAGTATTCCTTGTCTCGGGCTATTTTCTACTAGGTTGTTTTCTGCAATGTTGTAATCGCCGATTATTTGAATTGCCCCTTTATATTGGCAATCCGTTGGCGTTACGGTAAATCCCTTTAATGTAATATAACTTCCGCTTAACTCTAGGGTTTTTGTGTATACCGCTCCACTTGCTTGTACTGTAATCCGACTAACATTAGTTCCAGAATTTGAAATCACTACATCTTCGTTATATGTTCCGGCAAGAACAGTAAGTGTATCTCCCGCTCCAAGCACGGTTGCACCTTTTTGAATTGTTCGAAAAGCACAAGGTTGGCCGGTTCCACTACCTGGGTAGTTGGCCGCTGATAGTCCCGTACGGCCCGTATCGCTTCCTCCTGTAGACACATAAATCGTTTCGGCGGCTGATGTTCCTAATACCTGTTGCGTCTGGGAGTTTTTCCATGGATGAGAATAAATAAAGCAGCCTGATGCAACGAATATTAGGGTAACAAACGTGAAATAGGTTAATAATATCAAAACTCCGGACAAACTGTTCTTTTTCATACTTCTACGTTAACATGTGTAAAAGTGTGTGTAAAGTCCTGAAGTAAAGAATTATTTATGACCTGTCCGTTGGTAGAACGGCTCTACTAAAGATCCAAAACTGTTTTAAGCTGTGCTTCTATGTCACTGTTAAATCCGGAAAAGGCTTTTCCATCGACAAAAATAAATGGATAATATCCGTAGGTTGTTGATACACCTTCACTTTCCGGATATTCGGATTTGTATGTACCAAGTACGCTTGAAAAATCGCTATCGGTTGTAAGATGCTCTTCGTAGGAAAGGTTATATTCATCAAGAAATGCCAGCAAATCAACGCACATGGGCCCTGTGTTGTTGTGGAAAATAACAATTTCTTGCTGATTTATTTTGCCATTGCCGCCGTCTGACTCATTAAGATCATCAACCTTACATGGGTTTACAACATCCTGCTCATCTTCGTAAGGAATTGCCGGTCTAATTTTCTCAGGTGTGTAAGGTGCATTTATGTTTATAGGAATCTGCCACATAGGAAGTACTTTGTCGACTGTTCCAAGTGTATCTAAATCAACCCAGTCAACGTTGTAGTTATCCCAAAAGTTATGCCACATATTGTTCCAGCGGGCCTTTTGTCCTCCAATGTATGTGTGTGAAACCCCAATAAATTTTTCTTCTGTAATTGCGCGCTCAAACTCAGTTGTCATATCTTCGGGACTTCCGTTTCGCTCATAAAAGCTGTAATCACAGAAACTTCCATATTTAAATTCGGGAACGTCGATATTTGAAACCGAAATTATTTTTACGTTGTATTCTTCGGGTTTGTAGACAGTGGTTGCAAGCTCTGTTGTTCCACGGGCAGTTATATATTCAATCCCAAGCTCATCAGCAATTTTTACTGTATTTTCGTCGGATGCCATGTAACGTGAGCTGATTATTCGCACTTTTATGTTAAGCATTGACTCTATTCTTGTTACCATGTCTGTGATAACTTCGTACTGCTCGTCATATGTCATTTCCCAATATGGTTTGGGATCATATGATGCGGCAATTTCTATTACACCTGTTTTTAGAATCTCACGGATTGTTTCCTGGTTTGCTTGAACGAAATCGGCATTAACCATTAGTATCCCTTTAACATTTCTTTCTTTCATGTCGGAAACCATATTTACAAGACCGTCGGTGTTACGGAACTCGATTAGAAGCATCATTGCTTTTGGAACTGTTTCCTCTGCGGGTGTTTCCTCTTTGGGTGTTGGGCATGCGTATTTTTGCACCAAAAAGAATTCCCCCACAAGCAGAGCTCCAAGCACAAAGAGAGCCCCGATTAAGATTGGTAATTTCTTACTCATAATTTATATAAAAAATTTAGATAATTACCCGAACATTAGTATTTCGGGTTTTACTATTAAGATGATTCCAATAATTAATATAACGATTCCTCCAATCAGGCTTGACCACTTTGTGTATTTCTTTGCTATTCCCGTGACTTCAAAAGTTTTAATAGCAACAAAGAAAACGATTAAATCATCAAGCATAAAGACTAACACATATAAAATCAGGTAGAGGTAATATTGAATTGGAGTTAGTTTAATTGTTGACAGTAGATTTGTATAAATGGCTGGTAGCCCTGCAGAACAAGCTAATTCAATAAGGTTTACCGATATGGCCAAAGTGATGATTCCTACCATTGCAAGCAAAAAGCTTCTTTCGGCTATAATTTTTTTTATTTTGTCAATAATGCCTTTTCGTTGAGTTTCGTTTGTTGCACGACAACCGCCCTTTGAAGACAATGCACTTTTGATGTGTAGAATTCCACTTACAATTGCGACAATTCCTATTATTATCTTTATTTGAGAAACATAGCCGATTAGATCAAAGACCTTAAACCATGCAAGTAAAAATAAAAAGTATACGAGACCTGATACAAAGATAAACGTAGACCCAAGTAGATACAGTTTTTTCTTATCTTTCATGTTAATAAGCATGGTGATAAGAAATATAAGAATCCACATTGCACAAGGGTTAAATCCATCGACTAGTGCAATAAGTATTGTTGCAACCGGAAGTGAAATATCTTTTAGATTTACTTTGCCAAAGATATAGGTGTTCAAATAGATTGGCGATGTGCTCTCTGTATTTGATCCACTTTGAATTTTAGCATTGGGATCGGACCCATTTGGTGTGGTTTCTCCTAACAGCAATTCCGAAAGATTGTCTTTACAACCGTCTTGTATACACCTGTCAATCTCGGCTTTTATATCAGCCCCGGTGGTATTGTCGCTTTCATAGCCTACGAAATACTTTTCCCCTATTACAAGAAAAGGAACACCTGCAACCTCGATATCTAAGTAATCGATAACATCTAGAAACGTATTGCTATCTTCTTTTTCGTAGTAAATTTCGTATTCATAAATTGTAATTTGGTCGGGGTAATCTTCCCTGAGATCTTTTAGAAATTGCCTTTCTTTTGCACAGTGCGGACAGCCAAGTCCATAGAACAGATAAATATTTATGGGTTCAGCCTGGGCATAGACTAACCGTGTAAATCCTGCAAAAATAGCAATAAAAAAAACAAGAACTAATGCGATCTTATTAAATATGTTTAGGTTTGGTTTAACTGTCTTTATATTCATTAATGATTTTTATTAGGTTTTTCTTTTCGATTTCACCGTATTCACGATGAATTTCAGTACCATTCTTGTCAAGAAAAATGAAACAAGGAAATTCGGTTATATCATACTTTTTTACAAGATCGGCGTTCTCGTCGACATCATAATATTCGGTTTTAAGCCACTTTAGTTCGCTCTCAATCTGTTGCCAAATCGGCTTCATAATAAGGCATCCCGAACACCAGATTGCGCCAAATTTTAGTACTTTCATATTTAGTTGTTGATAATAGTTAATAATTCAAGGACGATGTCCCTTTTGGATTCAATTAGTTTGTAAATTATGTGTTGTCCGTTTCTGATGGTTTTAACATATTTTAAATCAAGCAGTGTTTTTAGATGATGAGAGATAAGGCTATGTTTTAGGTTTAATTTCTTTACCATTTGACAAACGCAGGTATCTTTCTGTGAAAGTAGAGTCAGAATTTTTATTCTGTTAAGTACTAAAAGTTTGCGTAGGGTTTCTATTTTTTTGTTGGTTGAAACATTCATTAATAAAGATTGCAATCATTTCAATGTATATTGAAATATATAACAAAGTTTAAGCTGAGTCAAGTCAGGTGAAGAAGTGAAATCGTGTAGACTTTACTGAGGTTGCTGAATATTTATAGCCATTCCTTCTATCAAAGCCTTTGTAATCTTTTCAAGCGCGGTGGTAATATCACGCTGATACTGGCTTTGAGAAATCCCCATTTTTTCTGCGGCTTCGTCTTGATCGAGCTTTTCAATATAACGTAAGCGGATAGTCTCGAGTTCCTCATGGGTTATTGTTACTTCTTGTAATTGTTGCAAACGGATTCCTCTAGGTTTAAAGTAAATGTCATTAAATCGAAACCCCAAGTGTCGTCTGAATCGATGTCTCATTTTGGTCTGTGTTAATAAATAAGCTAGTGGGATAACATGGGTTAACAGAAAATGCTACCCCACACACTTTTAAGTTAGAGGCAGAAGATACCACGCATGGCTGTTCCACACTTCGGGCACTTTTTTTGTGTACAAGGAGTACCTCTTACATGTGGTTCTTTATATCCACACTTCGGACATGTGCACTCTTTTGTTCCACCTAAACCCCTACCAACGCCGGTTTTTGCTCTTCCTAAACCTCTACCTCGTCCGGCTCCTCTGCCGGCTCCACGACCAACGCCGCGACCTGCACCAGTAACTGGACCTTGCCCCATAGGGCCTGTTCCGTCTAGATTTGGCATAATTATGTTAAATAAATTTATATATGGGTGATTACCCACTTGTATGATAACATACATTGCCAAATGGGTCAATACCCATTTGGTTGCTCTGGAAGTCAAACGACAACCCATGCTATAATATAGCATGGCAAAGATATCTTTTGAAGGTTCACAAGCAATGCAAGCTGAGGGTATAGATGTTCCTTATTTGCTACATGAATGCCAACAGTTGGTTAATGCCGATGAAGCATTAAGACGAACTAAATTTGTTCAAGGAGCTGCTGATGGATATTTTGAACATATTGGGAGACATATAATATCCCTAACTTCTTGGGTTACTGACCACATCCCATTTGCTATAAGTGATATTGCATTGGCTCCACAACCAATTGCAAAGGAACTGTTAGCTATTTTTGTTGTTGCTGGTATTATTGGAATACTCTCAAGTGATGTTTCTGCTACTCAAAAAACAGCAGAGCTGGTCGACACGGTCAAAGGTATGTTTATTGGAACCGGTACAGGCTTTCTGATATTCATGCTTACGTATGGGTATAGATATTTTAGGACACCTTTAGAACAAAAGCTTGGAATTGTTAAGGAGCCCTTTGATGTTACAGAGGAAACAGCGTTTGTGATTTCGAAACTAAATGAGCTTTCTGAAAGCCGTAAACTTGAAAGAGACGAGCAAATTGCAGAGGCACATAAGGCTGTAAAAGAATTCTTTGAGAATTACTATCCTCCTGTTAGAACAGCGCATAGAGTTAAAAAGTCGTTGTTTTCCAAAATGCTTTTAAAAACCATGGGATTTTTAGGGATATGTAATCCTTTTATCCAAGAAATTATTTCAACAATCGAAGTGATACCGGAATTATATGCTCATGAGTTTGCTCATGCGAATGGAGCTGCTCCAGAACCATCAGCACAGATTGCCGGTGTTATTGCCCAGATAAGCTCAGAAGATCCATCGGTTCAATATCAAGGTTATTCTGCCTGGTTGTATCAGCTTATATCACACTTAATTTCAGAAAATAAATTCGAGGAGATACTTAAAAAGCTTTGTTCTGCATGGCTTAATGAAAGGTCGCTTGAAGAATGTAAAGAACGTTGGAACACGCTTGAAGAAGTATATAATGCCGATAACTGGTGTAGAAGAAAAGAAAGATGGTATCGTGAATTGTTATTAAAACTCACAGGACAAGAAGGAGTTAATGTAGCCTATGTTGATGCTCCGCTTGCTCTTCTTGCCAACTGGCGAAAGCAGCAGGCCAATGCTACAGCGAGCTAAATCTACTGCGGGCTAACGCTAACTAAATGCTTTTCAACATATCATCAATTCTATTTAGACCCTTTTCCCAAAACTCTTTTTTGGTAATGTCGATTCCGAGTTCCAGAAAAATCTCCTTTGGTGACTTAGAAAGTCCAGTGCTTAAAAATGTTTTTACCTTTGAAATTGTCTTTGGGTCTTTTTGTACCATTGCTTGCAATGCCTTTGAGATAAGTAGGCCGCTGGCATATGAATAAACGTAAAATGGGGATCTAATGTGAGACCAATGAACCCACCAATTTTCAGAACCTTTGTCGGCTGAAACCGCTGGTCCCATATATGCTTGCATGTGAGTTTTAAACATAGCTGATATTTCTTTTGCGCTTAAATACATTTGTTTACGAAATGTTGCATGCAGTTCTTTTTCGAAATTATAAAGCGCAACCTGTCTAAAAATTGTTGAAACGTCGTTGCCTAGCTTGTCCATAAGCAAAAGCCTTTTCGTGGAATCGGAGATGGATTTATTTAAGTTTTCAAAAACGAAATCCTCAAAAAATGTACTTGCAACTTCTGCAGTGCTTGTAGGTGTTCCGTAGTTTAATATGTCTTGATGTTTTGCGATTAGTTCATTATTTATTCCGTGGCCTAATTCATGTGCGATTGTTAGAATGTCTGATTCGTTTCCAGAGTAGTTTAGAAGAATGTAAGTTGGATATTTTGGCTTAACTGCGGCACAGTATGCCCCACCCGATTTACCTTTTTGTGGGAATACGTCGAATCTTCTTTGAGAAAAAAAGTTCTTTGCAAGCTCACCCAGTTCAGGATCAAGTGAAGTATATGTTGATAGTACAATTTTTTGAGCCTGAGAAAATTCATATTTTAGGGACTTGGGATTTAAGGGGAATGTTCGCTCATGATATTTTAGCCTTTTTTTGCCCAGTATTCTGGCACGGGCTTTGTAGTATCGTTTTGAAAGGTCGAATCGCTTGGTTACTGCACTTACCATTGCATCAACGACACTTGTGTCTATGTCGTCCGATATATGACGGGCTTCGTCAGGGCGAATGTGTCCTCGCAATTTGTCGGAAACTCTTTTAAATTCCAGAATAGAGTTAAGCTCTTCTGTTGCAATTTCACGCTTTTCGTATACTATTTTATGAATTATTTTTGCGCTGCTGTCGCGCAATTTTGAATCACGGCTCGATAGATTTTCAATTATTTGATTAAATGGTTGTTTCTTTTTTATGCCTTTGGTTGTTGTTACGTATCCTTCGGTTTTGTTTACCTGTTCCTCTAAAAACTGTGTCCAATTTGAATACGCAGGTTTGCTTAAAAGTGAAAATAAGTTCTCTTCCTTTTCGGAAAGCAGGTATTTTCCTTCAATGAATAATCTTTTTAGCATGTGCGAGTACTTTTGTAATGGTTTGTAGGCTAGCATTTTAGGCTGCAGGTTTTTTGGAATTTTTGATATTTTGAGAGTAAAAAAGGTAAGACTGTTTGAAAGCTCCGTTGCTGTTTGATTTATGTTGTTGAATTGTTTTTTTATTGTTATATCTTGGGCATTTTGATCACGTCTTAAGTAGTAGTAAAACCAAGCTTTGTCTATTGAATGATTGCTGTTTGCAAGGATTTCATAATCTAGTAGTGCTTTGTGTAGTGCCTTGGGATCTTTTAAATATGCTTTTGCGGTTTTATATTTTTTTACAAAGTCGGAGATCTCTTTTTTTGAGATTTTTACATCTTTTTCTATTTGTGGGTCGGAATCGCTTTTATATAAAAGGCTTAAGTCCCACGTGTAGTTTTTTGCTGGTTGTACAATCACTATAAAAGCTCTTCAAATTGAATTTTTTTAAGGAGATTTCTGTCTAGAATAATATGCTCTTTGGGATCAAATTTATCAGTTGTTACTCGAACTAGTCGAGTTTTGTATTTTTCTTTGTATAGAATTTTGTTATTTCTTTTTATAAAGTCATTTATTTTGTTATAGAATAATCCTATATATTCATAATCCAGACTATTTAAATCAGCTGATGCGTTTATAAGCGGTTCAATTTCTTTTACTCGATTTCCCTCTTCTATTTTGACATCTGAGAAGTCAAACCAATAACTACTTAGTGCTACAACAAATCTGATCGAAGTGTCGTTCTCGCTATTAAAAATATAAGTTATCTCCCTAGTCTCAGTTTGCAGATAGGTTTTTAAATATAGCTGGTCAAAACTTGTAACCTTGTAAACTTTGTATGAATTTATGAGTGTAAGAAATGTCGGTCTCCAATTTTCAATCCATAAGTCATAGTTTGTTCTGTCGTAGAAGAATTGGGCAAGGTCCTTTTCAAAAAGATTGTCGTCAAGATTAGCAACTCTTAGTTTAAGCTTATCAAGTAAGTCTTTCAGTGTTTCATATTTCTCTTTATTCAGCTTAAAATATTCAATATCAGGGTATGTATTACGCTTTAAATACCAGATGAGATCGTAGATATCTCTTGGCTTGCAATTTGTTTTTTCTTCACCAATTCCTCGATCATTTCTGTTTATTACCGCAAGTATTTTACTGGACATAAGCGTGGAAATAGGATAAGTTTTTATTGTATAAGTTAAGTTATCATGAACAATCGGAATTGTTTCTGTAATTAATTTGTTGGCTTCGGGAAAGTAATTAATATCAAACCTAATTTTCAATTTTGACCACGAAACGTTGATGCCAAGTGCTTCAATAATATCAAGACCGATCATAAGTGTACTTGTTTTTATACCTTCTTTGATAGATATGTCCACTGTTTGTAAATATCGGTTTTTAAAATGTGAAATTAAGGAGGTTCTAAGTGCTGGTAAGTCTAGTTCTTCAGCGGTTTGGAAATCAAGGTCCTCTGACATTCTTGGCAATTCATAACCTATCCGTAAAAGGGATCCGCCATACATTATCAGTTTTGAGTATGGTGCGCTGTTGAATATATAGTTTAGAATGTAATGCTGCAGCTCTTCTTTTATTGCGTTTATTATAATGATATCGGTATGTCCGGCTTCTTTAAGAGTAGCTACTTTTTCTTTAAGCTTTTTTACAAGGATAGATTCGCTCATTATATTGATTTAATAAGTTCAAATAAGGCATGGCGCTCTATTTTATCTAGTATACCTATATCGAGACGGTACTCTTCGGTTGCATTAATAAGTTTTGTTTTGTTTCTCAAGGTATCGATTGGTATTCGATAATATAAGTAATCAAATATGGCTTTGTAAGGGCTTGCAATGCTTATTTTAAATTCTTTATTTAATATTATGAATCCATTAAACAGTTGAGCTTTTATGCTTTTGTAGTGGAAAATTCCGATCCTATTTGTAAACTTACGTGTTGCTTTTGGGGTAACAGATGTTATAACTGAGGATATTCCCTCTGTAAGAATTCCATAGTATGATAGTGCGCTTTCCATTGATATGTAGGATGGTTCAACCAACTTATTTCCTACCATATAGCTGTACATTAGATTTGATTTGTGTGCGTCAAAGTATTTTTTTGTCGTATAAAAATTACGCTTTAGGCTTAAGATCTCTTTGTTTTTTATGCTTCGCTGGATATAGGTATTTATGGTTGTGGTGGGAATTGATAAGCGATCTGCAGAGACTAAAAGACTCTCTTTTGTGAAATACGGTGAATTTTCAAACTGTGAAAAAAAGGACAGCCTTTTCATTTACGTTTTAATACAAATTTGTATTATATTGTAAATAAACGTTATTGTTTTGTCAAGTATTTTTCCTTTGGTTATACCATCTTCTAAAAAGCTCAATTGCAAATAAAACTGAATCGTCGGTTTGACCGACAAACGGTGTAAAGTCCGGGATTATATCAAGCGGCCAGATAAGATAAATTATGGCGACGATTAGTAGCCAGTTTTCTTTAAGAAAGTTTTTAATCTTCATTTTTCCAATATACTCCATCACGATTAAATACATATTATCATGCCTGTGATTAAACCGCCACATTTGACAAAAGGCTTTAGATTGTGATATTGTTTCTGTAAGTAACTAAATACAGTAACAAAGAGAAATGAGATACGTTGATTTAAAGACAAAACTGAAAGAAATTGTTGTATTTAGTCTTAACGATATAAGACAATGGGATCCTTCTTTCTATAGAAATCGGTTAATTGAATGGTTAGATAAAAGATATATAATCAGATTACGTCGAGATAGATATATGTTTTCTGATACTGATATCTTTGAATCTAGGCTTTTTCATATAGCGAATCGAATATATTCTCCTTCTTATTTATCACTTGAAACGGCATTATCTTATTATGGACTTATTCCGGAAACTGTTTATTCTATAACCTCAGTTACCACAAGAAAGACAAACGAATTTGAAAATAATTTGGGGAAATTTATGTATAGAACGGTAAATTCAAACTTATTTTGGGGTTATGACATAGTGCATGGCTCTCAGGTTGCAGAAATAGAAAAGTGCATTTTAGATTATTTTTATTTGAATCCAAATATTGATAATGAATCTGATTTTTTTGAACTAAGGTTTAATGGTGAAGATTTTTTGAAAAGATACTCAAAGGAAAAGTTTAATAAATATCTTAAAATTTTTGATAATAAGGCATTAAATAGTAGAGTAGATAAATTCATGAGGTTTTTAAAAAATGCTTGATATTAAAGATATTGCAAAATATTTTGATGGAAGCCAGTATATAAGTCCTCGACATATGCTGAGGGAATATTTGCAGTATAAGATCCTAGATCTATTTGTAGATAGTAAAATTGGTAATAAAATATCATTTCTTGGAGGTACGTGTATTCGAATTGTACATAATAGTTTTAGATTTTCAGAGGATCTGGACTTCGATAATTTTAGTTTATCTTATGAGGAATTTATTGAAGCTTCAAAAACAATAAAGCGAGGTTTAAGCCTGGAAGGATTTGAAGTTGAAATCAGAAATATCAAAAAAGGAGCATATCATTGTAATATTAAATTCCCAGAATTACTTTATAAAAATAAACTTACTCCATTGCAATCAGAAAAGATTCTGATTCAAATTGATACTTTATCACATGGCTTTACCTATAAACCCGATGTATTTTTACTTAATAAGTTTGGTGTTATAAGAAATATTTTAGTTACACCTACTGACATTCTTTTAGCTCAGAAAATTTACGCATTGTTTAATAGAAAGCGTCCAAAAGGTAGGGATTTTTTTGATGTGATTTTCTTATTAGGTTTCACAAAGCCTAATTATGAGTATCTTGATTACAGACTTAATATTAATAAGCCGGTTGATTTAAAGGGGTACATTTTAGAAAAAAGTGAAGGTTTAGAT from the Candidatus Dojkabacteria bacterium genome contains:
- a CDS encoding nucleotidyl transferase AbiEii/AbiGii toxin family protein; this encodes MLDIKDIAKYFDGSQYISPRHMLREYLQYKILDLFVDSKIGNKISFLGGTCIRIVHNSFRFSEDLDFDNFSLSYEEFIEASKTIKRGLSLEGFEVEIRNIKKGAYHCNIKFPELLYKNKLTPLQSEKILIQIDTLSHGFTYKPDVFLLNKFGVIRNILVTPTDILLAQKIYALFNRKRPKGRDFFDVIFLLGFTKPNYEYLDYRLNINKPVDLKGYILEKSEGLDFKALGKDVSPFLLNLEDVRKVERFRDVIGSVL